One Clostridia bacterium DNA segment encodes these proteins:
- a CDS encoding ARMT1-like domain-containing protein yields MRQVAACVPCYLRQVQSTLEVAGADEDSSYRVWQEVLPVILALDRSRSPAENSSVVLHRAYAVLGAEDPFRAARAKSNHEAWAWLPYLEKRRAQSRDRLLFALGVSVMGNMVDMGILPGYDLEANLRELDELVFARFDYPELAERLARAEKILVVGDNSGEIVWDRLLLEELGRGGRRVSYAVKAGPILNDATWSDAEEARLEQVAEVIDTGSNYLGVVEERCSPAFLSALAASDLVIAKGQANYETLEGTRLAGDKTFFLLRAKCPVVAAHLRVPRLAAALVRNRPEAGS; encoded by the coding sequence GTGCGCCAGGTTGCCGCCTGTGTTCCCTGTTACTTGCGGCAGGTTCAGTCCACCTTGGAGGTGGCCGGAGCGGACGAGGACAGCTCCTACCGGGTGTGGCAGGAGGTGCTCCCGGTTATCCTCGCGCTTGACCGAAGCCGCAGCCCGGCGGAGAACAGCAGCGTGGTCCTGCACCGTGCATACGCGGTCCTGGGAGCGGAAGACCCCTTCCGGGCGGCCCGCGCCAAGTCCAATCATGAGGCCTGGGCGTGGCTCCCGTATCTGGAGAAAAGGCGGGCACAGAGCCGCGATCGTCTGCTCTTCGCCCTCGGAGTATCGGTCATGGGGAACATGGTCGACATGGGGATTCTTCCCGGCTACGATCTGGAGGCCAACCTCAGGGAACTGGACGAGTTGGTATTCGCCCGCTTCGACTATCCCGAACTGGCCGAGCGGCTGGCCCGGGCGGAGAAGATTCTGGTGGTGGGGGACAACAGCGGCGAGATAGTCTGGGACCGGCTGCTCCTGGAGGAACTGGGCCGGGGCGGACGAAGGGTGAGCTATGCGGTTAAGGCCGGGCCCATTCTGAACGACGCCACCTGGAGCGATGCCGAGGAGGCCCGGCTGGAGCAAGTGGCCGAGGTGATCGATACCGGCAGCAACTACCTGGGAGTGGTAGAGGAGCGCTGCAGCCCGGCCTTCCTGAGCGCCCTGGCCGCAAGCGACCTGGTGATAGCCAAGGGACAGGCAAACTACGAGACGCTTGAGGGGACACGGCTGGCGGGGGACAAGACCTTCTTCCTGCTCCGGGCCAAGTGCCCGGTGGTGGCCGCCCACCTCCGGGTGCCGCGCCTGGCCGCCGCGCTGGTCCGCAATCGGCCGGAGGCGGGGAGCTAG
- a CDS encoding AsnC family transcriptional regulator: MDATDRQLLNLVQEAFPLSRRPYLDLARQLGLTEEEVLFRLRRLKEAGSIRRIGPVLDLQAMGYAGTLCALRAPEERLPEIAGAINSFPGVTHNYRRDHEQYNLWFTLTAPSRDELLRTLNEIRRQTGVEEILELPTVRRFKIRLRFDVEAAQTAAGTGDSEDRSRETAVFGPETPEGGRSLSEAEKEIVRLLQDDLALEAKPFLAAARRLGLTEEKLLTCLRNLQERGILRRLGVIINPRNIGLTANAMVVWQVPEPEVDAAGRRLAALPTVTHCYRRCPAPNWPYNLYAVIHGPTREECERQARELARSVGTRYPCRLLFSTTEFKKDRPRHL; this comes from the coding sequence TTGGACGCCACGGATAGGCAACTCCTGAACCTGGTCCAGGAGGCGTTTCCCCTTTCCCGCCGCCCGTACCTGGATTTGGCCCGGCAGCTCGGCCTGACCGAGGAGGAAGTCCTGTTCCGGCTCAGGAGGCTGAAGGAGGCCGGTTCCATCCGGCGAATAGGGCCGGTGCTCGACCTTCAGGCTATGGGTTACGCCGGTACCCTATGTGCCCTCAGGGCGCCCGAGGAGCGGCTGCCGGAAATAGCGGGAGCGATCAACTCCTTTCCGGGCGTAACCCACAACTACCGCCGGGATCATGAGCAGTACAATCTCTGGTTCACCCTGACCGCCCCTAGCCGGGACGAACTCCTCCGCACCCTGAACGAGATAAGACGGCAGACCGGAGTCGAAGAGATCCTGGAGCTTCCCACCGTGCGCCGCTTCAAGATCCGGCTGCGTTTTGACGTGGAGGCCGCGCAAACCGCGGCCGGTACCGGCGACTCCGAGGACCGCAGCCGGGAAACGGCCGTTTTTGGTCCGGAAACTCCAGAGGGGGGTCGTTCACTTTCGGAAGCGGAAAAGGAGATCGTGCGTCTGCTCCAGGACGACCTGGCCCTGGAGGCCAAACCTTTTCTTGCCGCAGCCCGTCGGCTGGGCCTTACCGAGGAGAAGCTGCTGACCTGCCTGAGAAACCTGCAGGAGCGGGGTATCCTCCGCCGCCTCGGGGTGATTATCAACCCCAGAAATATCGGCCTGACGGCCAACGCCATGGTGGTTTGGCAGGTCCCTGAACCGGAGGTGGACGCGGCCGGCCGGCGGCTGGCCGCGCTCCCGACGGTAACCCACTGCTATCGGCGTTGCCCGGCGCCGAACTGGCCCTATAACCTCTACGCCGTGATCCACGGCCCCACCCGCGAGGAGTGCGAGCGCCAGGCCCGAGAACTGGCCCGGTCGGTAGGCACCCGGTACCCCTGCCGCCTTCTGTTCAGCACCACCGAGTTCAAAAAGGACCGACCGCGTCATCTTTAG